A single genomic interval of Zingiber officinale cultivar Zhangliang chromosome 4A, Zo_v1.1, whole genome shotgun sequence harbors:
- the LOC121971048 gene encoding uncharacterized protein LOC121971048, translating to MLEKIGLPAKPSMRGGSWVVDASHCQGCSSQFTFINRKHHCRRCGGIFCNNCTQQRMILRGQGDAPVRICDPCKKIEEAARFELRYGNKKRTSKVNTKQALHEDEILSQILGTDEKQQSQHEVDHVASLVLESVSGSSSFSSVGEISAASGKEADILRTASVDVHNHSTLDVSLGNPEELRQKAVEEKKRHKILKAEGKSEEALQAFKRGKELERQAGALEIAQRKNRRMASRAIHAVGIQKIDGHEESAVAPKLSSRRGRDAKDDLALELRELGWSDADVRESDKKSAKLSLEGELSNILAETIQRSSQGSKIGGGVDRSEVIALKKKALLLKREGKLAEAKEELKKAKILEKQIEEQELLGDAGDSDDELYALINSMDDDKQEELEIGHASRVEFGLNTFLSDDLPNDGNFQVTEDDMHDPEMAAALKSFGWSEEEEEPLAGKGEKSVAFDIQSMQNQVLSLKREALNQKRAGNVSEAMDLLKKAKLLEKDLESLQPSSAKLSSELKPESASPHVDAAAIQSVEKQNVDETLTSPFKPPPKSKIMIQKELLALKKAALSLRREGRMDEADETLKKGKFLEKQLEEMESAPKKLVEETTKGNIFEQQENLEIDPRRAVHKVGGKNMLNFTPLHEGDDRSLDLREELFENDVTEQDMHDPAMLSLLKNLGWSEDDNSESASMMNTTTKNMSKTNNAPLVSHPKPKRSKADIQRELLAIKRKSLALRRQGKTEEAEEELEKAKALESQIAEMEVPTNANFMTVDSDGSGVLIPQKISSREQASGDEQISFGSLVPSSTSKRISKYGSVQLVNDSDIDFAGSQTQTSIEKLSLTFDESPVGTHLHQSQQTKDMLQLLSNKGDETLHSLLGHPVKSNDTDVKVSPVKSDSEGVFKEKINNEESDSILISSFRSQEQKLAHGVDALKDEILSRKRKAVALKREGKLVEAREELRQAKLLEKNLEDSQQSISVQEEASRSTSDNTSIRKENKSSPSEKPPSGRDRFKIQQESLSHKRNALKLRREGKTDEAEAELELAKALEKQLEEFEQGSTAANVPDSMPQVTDDVVVEDLFDPQLMSALKAIGLQGTIATTSQPHKKTEPHASFDSSNRKQHQGKADLEEQIKAEKLQALNFKRQGKQAEALESLRVAKRLEIKLASLAQHSN from the exons ATGTTAGAGAAGATTGGGTTGCCAGCAAAACCCTCAATGcgaggaggaagttgggtggttGATGCATCCCATTGTCAGGGTTGTTCATCGCAGTTCACCTTTATAAACAGAAAG CATCATTGCCGCAGATGTGGAGGCATTTTCTGTAACAATTGCACTCAGCAGAGAATGATTTTACGTGGACAAGGGGATGCACCAGTCCGAATATGCGATCCTTGTAAAAAGATAGAGGAAGCTGCTCGATTTGAATTGAGATATGGAAATAAAAAAAGAACTTCAAAAG tTAATACAAAACAGGCCCTGCATGAGGATGAAATTCTTAGCCAGATCCTTGGAACTGATGAGAAACAACAATCACAACATGAAGTAGACCATGTTGCAAGCCTTGTCCTTGAGAGCGTATCAGGCAGTTCATCCTTCTCTAGTGTTGGAGAAATATCTGCTGCCTCAGGCAAGGAAGCTGATATTCTTAGAACCGCATCCGTTGATGTGCACAACCATAGTACTTTGGATGTGTCGCTAGGTAACCCAGAGGAATTACGTCAAAAAGCAGTTGAAGAGAAGAAAAGGCATAAAATATTgaaggcagaaggaaaatctgaGGAAGCACTTCAGGCTTTTAAACGTGGTAAAGAACTTGAAAGGCAAGCTGGAGCTTTGGAAATTGCACAAAGAAAGAATCGACGAATGGCATCAAGAGCAATACATGCTGTTGGTATCCAAAAAATTGATGGTCATGAAGAGTCTGCTGTGGCACCAAAACTAAGCTCCCGAAGGGGTAGAGATGCAAAGGATGATCTCGCTTTGGAACTTAGAGAGTTAGGATGGTCTGATGCAGATGTACGTGAATCTGATAAGAAATCAGCAAAGCTTAGTCTGGAGGGAGAGCTGTCGAATATTCTAGCAGAAACCATTCAAAGGTCTTCTCAAGGTTCCAAAATAGGTGGCGGTGTAGATAGGTCTGAGGTTATTGCTCTTAAGAAAAAGGCACTGTTATTGAAGAGAGAAGGTAAACTTGCTGAAGCAAAGGAGGAGTTAAAGAAGGCTAAAATACTAGAGAAGCAAATCGAAGAACAAGAACTTTTGGGAGATGCTGGAGATTCTGATGATGAGCTCTATGCTCTAATCAACAGCATGGATGATGACAAGCAAGAGGAGTTAGAAATCGGACATGCATCAAGAGTTGAGTTCGGACTCAACACTTTTCTGTCAGATGATCTCCCTAATGATGGTAATTTTCAGGTGACTGAGGATGATATGCATGATCCAGAAATGGCAGCCGCCTTAAAATCATTTGGTTGGTCTGAAGAGGAGGAAGAACCACTAGCTGGTAAAGGTGAAAAGTCTGttgcttttgatattcaatcaaTGCAAAACCAAGTCCTTAGTCTGAAAAGAGAGGCACTCAACCAAAAACGAGCTGGCAATGTTTCAGAAGCCATGGATCTTCTAAAGAAAGCTAAACTACTTGAGAAGGATTTGGAGAGTCTTCAGCCTAGCTCTGCAAAGCTTTCATCTGAACTTAAACCTGAGAGTGCTAGCCCTCATGTTGACGCAGCTGCAATTCAATCAGTTGAAAAGCAAAATGTTGATGAAACATTAACCTCTCCTTTTAAGCCACCACCGAAAAGTAAGATAATGATTCAGAAAGAACTCTTGGCTTTGAAGAAAGCAGCACTCTCATTGAGAAGGGAAGGTAGAATGGATGAAGCTGATGAGacattaaaaaaaggaaagtttttagaGAAACAACTAGAAGAAATGGAAAGTGCGCCCAAAAAGCTTGTAGAAGAAACTACAAAAGGGAATATTTTTGAACAACAGGAAAATCTTGAAATTGATCCCAGGAGAGCTGTGCATAAGGTGGGAGGCAAGAATATGTTGAACTTCACCCCCCTTCATGAGGGTGATGATAGGAGCTTGGATCTCAGAGAGGAACTATTTGAAAATGACGTAACAGAGCAAGATATGCACGATCCTGCAATGTTGTCCCTTCTGAAGAACTTGGGTTGGAGTGAGGATGATAATTCTGAATCTGCAAGCATGATGAATACAACCACGAAAAACATGTCTAAAACCAATAATGCCCCTCTTGTAAGCCATCCTAAGCCTAAGAGAAGTAAGGCTGATATTCAGAGAGAATTGTTGGCCATAAAAAGAAAATCTTTGGCTTTGAGACGCCAAGGAAAGACTGAGGAGGCTGAGGAAGAACTGGAAAAAGCAAAAGCTTTGGAAAGCCAAATTGCTGAAATGGAAGTTCCAACTAATGCCAACTTCATGACAGTGGATTCAGATGGTTCTGGAGTTCTGATTCCTCAAAAGATCTCTAGCAGAGAGCAGGCTTCTGGTGATGAGCAAATTTCCTTTGGTAGTCTAGTACCATCATCAACATCGAAAAGAATATCAAAGTATGGATCTGTTCAATTAGTGAATGACTCTGACATTGATTTTGCAGGATCGCAAACTCAGACCTCTATAGAAAAATTAAGTCTGACATTTGATGAAAGTCCTGTTGGAACCCATTTGCATCAGTCGCAACAAACTAAAGACATGCTACAATTGCTTTCCAACAAAGGCGATGAAACCTTGCACTCATTGCTAGGTCATCCAGTGAAAAGCAATGACACAGATGTCAAAGTTTCACCGGTTAAGTCAGATAGTGAGGGTGTTTTCAAAGAGAAAATCAACAATGAGGAATCGGATTCCATTTTAATTAGTAGCTTCAGATCACAAGAGCAGAAGTTAGCTCATGGTGTTGATGCTCTTAAGGATGAGATTCTTTCACGCAAGAGAAAGGCTGTTGCACTAAAAAGAGAGGGGAAGTTAGTAGAAGCCAGGGAGGAACTTAGACAGGCAAAACTCTTGGAAAAGAACTTGGAAGATAGTCAGCAATCCATTTCAGTCCAAGAGGAAGCTTCAAGATCTACTTCTGACAATACTTCTATCAGGAAGGAGAACAAATCCAGCCCATCAGAGAAACCACCATCTGGCCGTGATCGTTTTAAAATTCAACAGGAGTCCCTTTCTCACAAGCGTAATGCTCTCAAGTTACGCAGAGAGGGAAAGACCGACGAAGCAGAGGCAGAACTTGAATTAGCAAAGGCTCTAGAAAAGCAACTGGAAGAATTTGAGCAAGGTTCAACTGCTGCTAACGTGCCCGACAGCATGCCACAAGTGACGGATGATGTAGTTGTAGAGGATCTATTTGATCCTCAACTTATGTCTGCCCTTAAAGCTATAGGTTTGCAAGGTACAATTGCCACAACCAGCCAACCACATAAGAAAACTGAACCACATGCAAGTTTTGACAGCAGTAACAGGAAACAACACCAAGGGAAAGCTGATCTGGAAGAACAAATCAAGGCTGAAAAACTCCAAGCACTCAATTTTAAACGACAGGGTAAGCAAGCAGAAGCCCTGGAGTCTCTTCGGGTAGCCAAACGTCTTGAGATAAAACTTGCTTCTTTGGCGCAGCATTCCAACTGA